GAGTGTCCTGATGGTGCCGCATCAGGATCAATGAAAAACGGCCCCGCAGGGCCGTTTGATCTTTGTGATGCGCGTACTTATTTGCTGATGGACTTGCCGTAGGTTTCGGCGGCAGTGCGCATTTTCGGCAGCAGGGTTTTTTCGGCCGAGGTCAGCATATTCTTCATGATGTTGTCGATCACCACCGGCTGCTGCTTCATCAGCTTCTGGCCGGCCGGTGTCTTGTAGAAGGCAACGATCTGCTGCATTTCGGCGGCGGAGAACTGCGCGCTGTAGCTCTTCACCACTTCTTGTTCAAACTGCTTTTTCACTGCCGCGGAGTTGAAATAATCGGCTGCGGTCTTGTGCATGCCTTCGGCATAGGACTTGAAGCCGTCCTGAGCCTTCTTCTGCTGTTCCTGGCTCAGGTTGATCTTGTTCTTGACGAAGTATTCCTGCAGCAGCGGGCCGGCGGAGCCGGTGGTGCGGTTGGCCAGGTCATTCGGCATATTGTTCAGGCCGATCACCTGAGCCAGTTCCCGGGCCGCCGCATCCTGCGCTGCATCGGCATGAGCCAGCATGGGCAGGGTCAGGGCAAGGGCGGCAATGGCGGTCTTGATCGGGCTAGCAGCAAACATGAGACATCCTTTTCGGAAATGGCATCAGAGAACACAAGGCTGGCAGTGTGACACCGCCAGAGAGCGTGGTCAAAGCAGCTTTGATGACTTTCCGGCGCAGACAGTTCCCCAGCCGAGCATCAGGCGGCGATGCTGCCCTGGGCGCGAGCACGCTCCAGAAGGGGCGGCAACTGGGCCAGACCTTCTTCCCACTGGTGATGGCCTGACGCCACGTTGATATGGCCGGCCTCCCGCAGCCAGGTGAGCGGGCTTTGCCAGTAGCCGGCCATACGGGCGGCGCGCGCCGATTTGCAGAAAGGGTCGTTGTCGCTGGCCACCACATGGCTGGCAAAGGGCAGCGGCTGGCGTGGCAGCGGGGCAAACGGCATCAGTTCGCGCGGTACGAAGGGTCTTTCCACATCGGCTGGTGCCACCAGCAATGCTCCGGCAATCCTGTCCGGATGACGTCGCGCATAGTGGGCCACGGTAATGCAGCCCAGGCTGTGGGCAATCACGATGGCCGGACGGCGTGCCTGTGACAGTGCCTGATCCAGCCCGGCTAGCCAGCCCTCAAGATCGGGCTGTTCCCAGTTGGCATTCTCCACACGGATAGCCTGCAGACGCTGTTGCCAGTGGCTTTGCCAGTGATCGGCAGCACTGCCTCTCCAGCCAGGCTGGATGATGAAATCGAAGTCGTCGGCAATGGTGGTCATGAGCAAGCCCTCGGAAACGGATGGGGTCACTATAGGGTAAAATCAATATTGCAAAAAGTGATCAATAATTGTTTTTATATTCCAATATGAAATTTTCAGAGGCATGTATGACATGCTATTGCTTAGATTAATTTCGAATAACAGAATGAAAAACAATCATTTCTAGTGCTAAATAAATCCTGATTACAGTGTGCTCTATCAACAGAAGCCCATCGACTCAGGAGCCGCAACATGACGACTATCCGCACCAATCTGAAAGCGCTGGCAGCCGTGCTGCTGCTGGCCGTTACGCCGCTGAAGGCCGCCGAACTGCTGAACGTGTCCTATGATCCCACCCGCGAGCTGTATCAGGACGTGAACAAGGCTTTTGCCGAGCAGTGGAAGAAGAAAACCGGTGAAGAGCTCACCATCAAACAGTCGCACGGTGGTTCGGGCAAGCAGTCGCTGTCAATCCAGCATGGCCTGGCGGCGGATGTGGCCACGCTGGCACTGGCTTACGACATCGATGTGCTGGCCGATGAGGGCCTGCTGCCCAAAAACTGGCAGACCCGTCTGCCGGACAACAGCTCGCCGTATACCTCCACCATCGTGTTCCTGGTGAAGAAGGGAAACCCGAAGCACATCAAGGACTGGAATGACCTGGTGCGCAATGACGTGCAGGTGATCACCCCCAATCCGAAAACCTCCGGCGGCGCACGCTGGAACTACCTGGCGGCCTGGGGCTATGCGCTGAAGAAGAATGGTGGCAATGAAGCCAAGGCCCGTGCTTATGTGGCTGAGTTGTTCAAGCATGTGCCGGTGCTGGATTCCGGTGCGCGCGGTGCCACGCTTACCTTTACCCAGCGCGGCCTGGGTGATGTGCTGCTGGCCTGGGAAAACGAAGCTGTGCTGGCGGTAAAGGAAATGGGTCCGGACAAGTTTGATATCGTCACCCCGTCCATCTCGATTCTGGCCGAACCGCCGGTTGCCGTGGTGGACAAGGTGGTGGACAAAAAAGGGACGCGCAAGCAGGCCGAGGCCTATCTGAAGTTCCTCTACACCCCGGAAGGTCAGACGATTGCGGCGGAAAACTACTACCGTCCGCGTGACCCCAAGATTGCGGCCAAATATGCCAGCCAGTTCCCCAAGGTGAAGCTGTTCACCCTCAAGGACGTGTTTGGCGACTGGCGCAGCGCCCAGAAAAAGCACTTTGCCGATGGTGGCGTGTTTGACCAGATCTACAGCAAGAACTGATTAACACCAGTCTTGCCTTCCATCCGCAGCAGGCCGCTTTCGTGCGGCCTGTTTTGCATTCCGTTTGCATCTGCCGCTTGTCACATGGCTGCGGTAGACTGCGCCACGCTCATTTCATCTGTTTCCCGGCATCCTCATGCAAGTATTTCACAGCCCGTATGGGGCTTTGCGTTATCACGATCTGCCCGGCAGCGGTGTTCCACTATTGTTTGTCCATGGACTGGGGTGTGCTGCCTCCAGCGATTTTCCCCGCGTAGCGGCCGATCCGGCCTTGGCCGGAAGACGGCGTTTGTTGCTGGACTTGCTGGGTGCCGGTTTTTCCGACCGGCCTGACGACTTTGCTTACACCATTGCCGCGCATGCCGAAACCGTGGCGGGCCTGATCGATCATCTTGGCCTGCCGCAGCTGGACATCGTCGGCCATAGTATGGGCGGGGCCGTGGCCATTGCAGCCAGCCGCCTGCGTCCGACACCGGTGACACGGCTGGTGTTGCTGGAACCGAATCTGGATGCCGGTGGCGGCGTGTTCAGCCGTACGTTGGCGGCCATGAGCGAACAAGAGTTTGTCAGTCGTGGCCAACGGCGCATGGCGCGGCTGGCCAGCCACGAAGGCAGCCCGCTGTGGGCCGGTTCGCTGGCCGCCAGTCACGCACCGGCGGTGCACCGCGCGGCGGTATCGCTGGTTGAGGGTGTAGAACCCAGCTGGCGTAGCCAGTTATTGGCGCTCACCATGCCGCGCAGCGTGGTATTCGGCGCGCGCTCCTTGCCGCAGCCAGACCTGGACCGGCTGCCTGCAGATGGCGTGGCGGTGCATGTGCTGGCCGATGCCGGCCATGCCATGAGTGAGGACAACCCTGCCGGCCTGGCCGCCCTGCTGGCCCGGATTCTGGAGTTCGGTTATGTGGCGTGAATGTTGCCGTTTATCTAGCACATTATTGCTGGCCGGCAGCCTGGCCCTGCCTGCGGCTGCGGCCATGGTGCCCGGCCCGCAGGATGTCAGCATTCCCTTGCCTGGGGCCGGAGTTTTCGGCAGTACGCTGGACATGCCGGCACAGTTGTACCTGCCTGCTGGCCGTGGTCCGTTTCCGGTATTGTTGTTTTCCCATGGCCGTGCCGGCAGCCAGCAGGAGCGCCACCAGATGCAGCACCCGCTGGGCCGCAGCCAACTGGCTTACTGGCTGGACCGGGGTTTTGCCATCGTGGCACCGATACGCCCCGGTTATGGCCGCACAGGCGGGGGTGATCCTGAGTATCACAGCGCCCGCATGCTGGCACCCGGGGTGTGCAGCAGCCACCCGGATTATCGCCGGACTGCCGCTGGCGGCAGCGCGGCGGTACAGGCAGCGCTGCGCTGGATCAGCCAGCAGCCCTGGGGTGCGGGCCAGCCCATCTTGCTGGAAGGCCAGTCGGTTGGTGGTCTGCTGACGGTGGCTGTGGGGGCCAGTTCACCGCCGGGCGTGATCGGCTATATCAATTTTGCCGGTGGAGCCGGGGGCAATCCGGAAAAATCGCCCGGACAAAGCTGCGAGCCGCAAGCCCTGGCCGCTTTGTATGCCGATTTTGGCCGTCATACCACGCTGCCCAATCTGTGGATTTACGCGGTGAACGACCAGTACTGGGGGGCGGATGAGCCTGTCGCCTGGCACCAGGCTTTCGCTGCTGGCGGTAGCCCGACATATTTTGTCCATGCACCTGCCGTGGCGGATGGTGACGGCCACGGCCTGAGCCGACATGCGTCAGCATTGTGGGCGACTGAGGTAGATGCATTTTTACGCAGGCTGCCAGCATTGGCGCAGCGGTGGTCAAGTCCGCCTCCAGAGCGTTGAGCTGGCTGATGGTGCCCGCCTGCTGTGGTCTCAACCGGCTGATCTGCATCAAGTATTCATCATTCCGTGTGCCATGTATTTTCTGAGGTGGCGACGGCTTTTCCTTGCAGATCAAAAGCCTATGATTTTCATCAGGGCATAATGTATTTCATCGTCATTTTAAATGGTTAAATTAATGTAAATGGTATGGTAGCGTAGCCCATTTAATGGCTTGCAGCGGGGATGCGGCCATTGCCAATCAAGATGTGATGAATATTCGTGGAGAATTGTTGTGAAACAGAAAACAACTGCCCTGTTGCTGCTGGGCGTCTTGGCGGGCCTGACTGGCTGCGCGACCGAGAGCTCGCAATCCCTGGCCGTGGCACAGGTCAATAGCGTTGCCAAACCTTATACGGGTGTCCGCGCACCGATTTCCATCGGCAAGTTCGATAACCGGTCCAGTTATGCGCGCGGGCTGTTTTCTGATGGTGTTGACCGTTTGGGCAGCCAGGCCAAGACCATTCTGATTACCCATCTGCAGCAGACTGGCCGCTTTAATGTGCTGGATCGCGAAAATATGGCGGAAACCAGACAGGAAGCCAGCATCAAGCAACAGGCGCAGAAGCTGAAGGGCGCTGATTACGTGATCACCGGCGATGTCACCGAATTTGGCCGCAAGGAAGTGGGCGATCAGCAACTGTTTGGCATTCTGGGCCGTGGCAAGCAACAGATTGCCTATGCCAAAGTGAATCTGAATATCGTCAACACCGCCACATCCGAAGTGGTGTATTCCACCCAGGGTGCCGGTGAGTACAGCCTGTCCAATCGTGAGGTCATCGGCTTTGGCGGCACCGCCAGCTATGATTCCACCCTGAATGGCAAGGTACTGGATCTGGCCATCCGCGAAGCGGTGAACCGCCTGACCGAAGCAGTGGATGCCGGTACCTGGCAACCGGCTCGTAACTAAGGCGGGGTGCTTGGTCATGACGATTTCCAAAGCATCACGCCGGGTCCTGCCGCTGCTGAGCCTTTGTCTGCTGGCGGCCTGTGTACAGGCACCCAAGACACTGTACCAGTGGGAAGGCTATCAACCGCAGGTGTATGAACACTTCAAGGGCCAGAGCCCGCAACAGCAGATCACCGAGCTGGAAAAAGGTCTGGAGCGCATTGCCGCCAAGGGCAATGTTCCCCCGCCGGGCTACCGGGCGCATTTGGGCATGCTGTATGCCGAAACCGGGCGCGACGACCTGGCCTTGCAGCAGCTAGAGGCCGAGAAAGCCGCCTTTCCCGAGTCGGCAGCCTATATCGATTTCCTGCTGAAGAAATACCGGAAGTAAGGACCGACCATGCGACATTTTTTCCGATTGATCAGCTGCCTGGCCGTGGCAGCCCTGTTGTCTGCCTGCGCCGCCAGCCAGCCGCCAGCCAAGCGTGATTACACTGCGTACAAGGAAAGCAAGCCCAGAAGCATCCTGGTGCTGCCGCCCTTGAACAACTCGCCGGATGTCAACGCCAGCTACAGCGTACTGTCGGTGCTGACCTACCCGCTGGCTGAAGCTGGCTACTATGTGCTGCCGGTGGCACTGGTGGACAGCACCTTCAAGCAGAACGGCCTGACCGTGCCCGGCGATATCCATCAAGTGGCACCGGCCAAGCTGCGTGACATCTTTGGTGCCGATGCGGGGCTGTATGTCACCATCAGCAAATACGGTTCCACCTACACCGTGCTGGACAGTGTCACCGTGGTGGCGGCTTCGGCCCGGTTGGTGGACCTGCGTACAGGTACCGAGCTGTGGAGCGGCAGTGCCAGTGCTTCCAGCGCCGAAAACCAGAACAATAACAATAACGGTGGCCTGGTGGGCATGCTGATTTCCGCGGCCATCAAGCAGATTGCCAACAACCTGAGCGACAGCGGCCATGATGTGGCTGGTATTACCAGCAATCGCTTGTTGTCGGCCGGTCATTACAATGGCTTGCTGTTCGGGCCGTACTCGCCGCACTATGGCACCGACTGATTGGAGCGCACATGAAAAAGCCGCCAGGGAATGGCTCCTCTGGCGGCTTTTTTCATGTGCAGGGAGAATCAGGGGTAGACAATACGCAGCAGATTGGTGGCACCCGGTGTCCCAAACGGCACACCGGCGATAATCACCATTGGCTTGCCCTGCTCAGCCAGTCCCAGCTTGGTGGCGCAGAAGGTGGTTTTCACCACCATGTCTTCCAGATTCTCTGCATCCGGGCCGTTATAGGCCACTACGCCCCATACCAGAGTCAGACGGCGTGCCGTGCTCAGTCGCGGAGAAATACCCATGATGGGGGTGTGTGGTCGTTCGCGTGCCAGCCGCAGGCAGGTGGAGCCGGAGGTAGTAAAGGCGGCGGAGACGGTAACCGGCAGAATGGCGGCTACCTTGCGCACGCAGGCGGCAATGGCATCGGCCTGCTCTGGTGATTCTGCCGCGCTGTAGTCCAGTGCCATTACGCGGCGGTAGTCCGGTGCGCTTTCCACGCGACGGATCACCCGGTCCATGATTTGCACCGCTTCTATCGGGAAGGAGCCGGCGGCGGTTTCCGCCGACAGCATCACTGCATCGGCACCTTCATACACGGCGGTGGCCACGTCGTTGGCCTCGGCACGGGTGGGGGTGGGGGCGGTGATCATGGATTCCAGCATCTGGGTAGCCACAATCACCGGGCGGCCCAGGTGACGGCACTGGTGCACGATACGGCGCTGCACCACCGGCACGTCTTCCGGTGGCAGCTCCACGCCCAGGTCGCCGCGTGCCACCATCACCGCATCGGCCAGTTCGGCAATCTCGTCCAGCTGGTCCACGGCGGACGGTTTTTCAATCTTCACCACAATGCCCACGCTGCTGCCTATCATCTGGCGCAGTTCGCGCACATCTTCAGCTGTTTGCACAAAGGACAGCGCAATCCAGTCCGCTCCTTCCTGCAGGGCGAATTCGGCGTCCTTGCGGTCTTTCGGGGTGATGGCCGACAGCGGCAGGATGGTTTGCGGCAGATTGAAGCCCTTGCGGTCGGACAGTTCGCCACCCACCACCACGGTGGTTTCAATCACCCGGTCCTGCACACGTTCCACGTGAAACGACAACTTGCCGTCGTTTACCAGAATGTGATGGCCGTGTTCCAGCGCGGCGAAGGCTTCCGGGTGGGGCAGGGTGACCTGGGTGGCATCGCCGTCCACCTGATCCAGTACAAAACGATAGGGCTGGCCCACGCGCACGGTGACCGGGCCTTGCGGGAAAGTGCCGATGCGCAACTTGGGTCCTTGCAGATCCACCAGCACGCCAATGGGGCGGCCCATTTCTGTTTCCGCGGCGCGGATGGCAGCCAGCCGGGCGCGGTGGTCGTCGTGGCTGCCATGACTCATGTTCAGGCGGAATACATTCACCCCGGCGCGCGCCAGCGCCAGGATTTGCTGCGGGGTGCTGGATGCCGGGCCCAGCGTGGCGAGAATCTTGGTATTGCGGAGCATGTACTTGTCCTTGTCGGTGCCGGTCTGCGCTGGCGGGGTGTTGTCGGGTGGACCTGATCAGTCGGCGGGTTGCCGACTCTGGTCTCTTGCTTTTCGCAACATGCTGCCACAACTGGAATGTAGTGGCTTTGCTACCTTGCAGGCACTTGGGCTGGGTGTTGCCACCTTGTCAGTTGGGAAAAAATCCGGGCGCGCTTTATGCGCGTTTTTCTTGCGCAGCCTGCCATTGGTGTTGTTATTTTGCCCCTCTATGCCGCAACGCTTGCTTGCTGCAAAGCAAGAAAAGCGCAAATCCTTGTAGTTCGGTACTTACAGACCATTCGCATTTACGATATCTTGCGCTGCAAAATGCGCTGGAACCGGCGATGGCGAGGTCGGATTTCAGACATGTACGAAAGTTTTATGCGTGCTGATTGACAGCTGAAGCGTGTTAACTAGAATTGGCCGAAAATAAAACGAACATCATAAATACAAAAAACAACATAACAAAGATTGCCAGCCCGCCCCGGCGTACCGCAGGGCTTGAGGCGATGCCGTCAAAACCAGTCAGCAAAAACGCTCGGCCAGCAACGGCCTTTGGATTGCCAAGGAGACATCTCACATGAAGAACCAGTTCATTCTGGCGCTGGATCAGGGTACGACCAGTTCGCGTGCCATTCTGTTCAACCAGGCCGGCGACATCGTGTCGCTGGCGCAAAAGGAATTCCGCCAGATTTACCCGCAGCCGGGCTGGGTGGAACACGACCCGCAGGAAATCTGGGGCGGTCAGGCCGGTGTGGCTGCCGAAGCCGTGGCCAAGGCCGGTATCGACGGCCGCAGCATTGCCGCCATCGGTATCACCAACCAGCGCGAAACCACCATTGTGTGGGACCGCGAAACCGGCCTGCCGGTGTATAACGCCATCGTCTGGCAAGACCGCCGTACCGCAGCCTTTTGCGACCAGCTGAAAGAACGCGGCCTGGCTGACACCATCCGCAACAAGACCGGCCTGCTGGTGGATGCCTATTTCTCCGGCAGCAAGATCAAGTGGATTCTGGACAATGTGCCGGGCGCACGTGCCCGTGCCGAGGCCGGCAAGCTGGCCTTCGGCACCGTGGACAGCTGGCTGATCTGGAACTTCACCCACGGCAAAGTACATGTGACCGACGTGTCCAATGCCTCGCGTACCATGCTGTACAACATCCACACGCTGCAATGGGATGCCGAGCTGCTGGACATCCTGAGCATTCCGGCCAGCATGCTGCCGGAAGTGAAAAGCTCCAGCGAAGTGTACGGCCACACCCATGCCGCGCATCTGGGGGTGGAAATTCCGATTGCCGGCGTGGCCGGCGACCAGCAGGCTGCCTTGTTCGGCCAGCAGTGCACCCGTCCGGGCATGGTGAAGAATACTTACGGCACCGGCTGCTTCATGATGATGAACACCGGTGAACAACCGATCGAATCCACCAACAAGCTGTTGACCACCATTGCCTGGCAAGTGGATGGCAAGGTGCATTACGCGCTGGAAGGGTCCATCTTCATTGGTGGCGCGGTGGTGAAATGGCTGCGCGACGGCCTGGGCATCATCCGCCATTCGGCCGATGTCGGCCCGCTGGCGCAGGAAGTGGCCGACAGCGATGGCGTGTACCTGGTGCCGGCCTTTGCCGGTCTGGGTGCGCCGCACTGGAATCAGGACGCGCGCGGCACCATCGTCGGTGCCACGCTGGGCACCAAGGCGGCGCATATTGCCCGCGCCGCGCTGGACAGCATTGCCTACCAGACCATGGACGTGCTCAAGGCCATGGAAGCCGATGCCGGCATGGCCATTGCCGAACTGCGTGTGGATGGCGGTGCCACCGTCAACGAACTGCTGATGCAATTCCAGTCCGACATTCTCGGCGTGGACGTGGTCCGCCCGAAAATCACCGAAACCACCGCGCTGGGTGCGGCTTATCTGGCCGGGCTGGCCGTGGGCTACTGGGCCGGAGTGGAGGACATCCAGGGCCAGTGGCAACTGGATCGCCGCTTCCAGCAAAGCATGGCGGCCGAACAGGTAGCGGCCAATGTCCGTGGCTGGGTGCGCGCGGTGAACGCGGCCAAGGCCTGGGCCGAGGGCTGAGCCACATTCTTGCACGATGCTAACCGGTAGTCTTGCCGCAGCCATGCCCGGGCTGCGTGCAAGGAGTTTGGTGCCACCGGTATGGCCGTGTGATTTCCTTTTGTGATTTTGGTCGGACGGTTACGGGATGGCAGCAACACCATCCCGGCTGTCTGCCGGCAACGACGCCATGAAAGAGCAGCCATCAGCCAGAGTAGCCGATGGTAGCGGGAGTCATGGCGCGGAGACTCTGCATGAACCCTTTGTTTGGTGAATTTATCGGAACCGCCCTGCTGGTGTTGCTGGGCAATGGCGTGGTGGCCAATGTGCTGCTGAGCAATACCAAGGGCCATAACAGCGGCCTGATCGTGATTGCCTTTGGCTGGGCGATGGCGGTGTTTGTCGGCGTGTTCAGTGTGGCCGCCATCAGCGGTG
The sequence above is drawn from the Aquitalea denitrificans genome and encodes:
- a CDS encoding DUF2059 domain-containing protein; protein product: MFAASPIKTAIAALALTLPMLAHADAAQDAAARELAQVIGLNNMPNDLANRTTGSAGPLLQEYFVKNKINLSQEQQKKAQDGFKSYAEGMHKTAADYFNSAAVKKQFEQEVVKSYSAQFSAAEMQQIVAFYKTPAGQKLMKQQPVVIDNIMKNMLTSAEKTLLPKMRTAAETYGKSISK
- a CDS encoding RBBP9/YdeN family alpha/beta hydrolase, translating into MTTIADDFDFIIQPGWRGSAADHWQSHWQQRLQAIRVENANWEQPDLEGWLAGLDQALSQARRPAIVIAHSLGCITVAHYARRHPDRIAGALLVAPADVERPFVPRELMPFAPLPRQPLPFASHVVASDNDPFCKSARAARMAGYWQSPLTWLREAGHINVASGHHQWEEGLAQLPPLLERARAQGSIAA
- a CDS encoding sulfate ABC transporter substrate-binding protein is translated as MTTIRTNLKALAAVLLLAVTPLKAAELLNVSYDPTRELYQDVNKAFAEQWKKKTGEELTIKQSHGGSGKQSLSIQHGLAADVATLALAYDIDVLADEGLLPKNWQTRLPDNSSPYTSTIVFLVKKGNPKHIKDWNDLVRNDVQVITPNPKTSGGARWNYLAAWGYALKKNGGNEAKARAYVAELFKHVPVLDSGARGATLTFTQRGLGDVLLAWENEAVLAVKEMGPDKFDIVTPSISILAEPPVAVVDKVVDKKGTRKQAEAYLKFLYTPEGQTIAAENYYRPRDPKIAAKYASQFPKVKLFTLKDVFGDWRSAQKKHFADGGVFDQIYSKN
- a CDS encoding alpha/beta fold hydrolase; amino-acid sequence: MQVFHSPYGALRYHDLPGSGVPLLFVHGLGCAASSDFPRVAADPALAGRRRLLLDLLGAGFSDRPDDFAYTIAAHAETVAGLIDHLGLPQLDIVGHSMGGAVAIAASRLRPTPVTRLVLLEPNLDAGGGVFSRTLAAMSEQEFVSRGQRRMARLASHEGSPLWAGSLAASHAPAVHRAAVSLVEGVEPSWRSQLLALTMPRSVVFGARSLPQPDLDRLPADGVAVHVLADAGHAMSEDNPAGLAALLARILEFGYVA
- a CDS encoding alpha/beta hydrolase family protein, which encodes MWRECCRLSSTLLLAGSLALPAAAAMVPGPQDVSIPLPGAGVFGSTLDMPAQLYLPAGRGPFPVLLFSHGRAGSQQERHQMQHPLGRSQLAYWLDRGFAIVAPIRPGYGRTGGGDPEYHSARMLAPGVCSSHPDYRRTAAGGSAAVQAALRWISQQPWGAGQPILLEGQSVGGLLTVAVGASSPPGVIGYINFAGGAGGNPEKSPGQSCEPQALAALYADFGRHTTLPNLWIYAVNDQYWGADEPVAWHQAFAAGGSPTYFVHAPAVADGDGHGLSRHASALWATEVDAFLRRLPALAQRWSSPPPER
- a CDS encoding CsgG/HfaB family protein — translated: MKQKTTALLLLGVLAGLTGCATESSQSLAVAQVNSVAKPYTGVRAPISIGKFDNRSSYARGLFSDGVDRLGSQAKTILITHLQQTGRFNVLDRENMAETRQEASIKQQAQKLKGADYVITGDVTEFGRKEVGDQQLFGILGRGKQQIAYAKVNLNIVNTATSEVVYSTQGAGEYSLSNREVIGFGGTASYDSTLNGKVLDLAIREAVNRLTEAVDAGTWQPARN
- a CDS encoding DUF4810 domain-containing protein, coding for MTISKASRRVLPLLSLCLLAACVQAPKTLYQWEGYQPQVYEHFKGQSPQQQITELEKGLERIAAKGNVPPPGYRAHLGMLYAETGRDDLALQQLEAEKAAFPESAAYIDFLLKKYRK
- a CDS encoding DUF799 domain-containing protein, which translates into the protein MRHFFRLISCLAVAALLSACAASQPPAKRDYTAYKESKPRSILVLPPLNNSPDVNASYSVLSVLTYPLAEAGYYVLPVALVDSTFKQNGLTVPGDIHQVAPAKLRDIFGADAGLYVTISKYGSTYTVLDSVTVVAASARLVDLRTGTELWSGSASASSAENQNNNNNGGLVGMLISAAIKQIANNLSDSGHDVAGITSNRLLSAGHYNGLLFGPYSPHYGTD
- the pyk gene encoding pyruvate kinase; protein product: MLRNTKILATLGPASSTPQQILALARAGVNVFRLNMSHGSHDDHRARLAAIRAAETEMGRPIGVLVDLQGPKLRIGTFPQGPVTVRVGQPYRFVLDQVDGDATQVTLPHPEAFAALEHGHHILVNDGKLSFHVERVQDRVIETTVVVGGELSDRKGFNLPQTILPLSAITPKDRKDAEFALQEGADWIALSFVQTAEDVRELRQMIGSSVGIVVKIEKPSAVDQLDEIAELADAVMVARGDLGVELPPEDVPVVQRRIVHQCRHLGRPVIVATQMLESMITAPTPTRAEANDVATAVYEGADAVMLSAETAAGSFPIEAVQIMDRVIRRVESAPDYRRVMALDYSAAESPEQADAIAACVRKVAAILPVTVSAAFTTSGSTCLRLARERPHTPIMGISPRLSTARRLTLVWGVVAYNGPDAENLEDMVVKTTFCATKLGLAEQGKPMVIIAGVPFGTPGATNLLRIVYP
- the glpK gene encoding glycerol kinase GlpK translates to MKNQFILALDQGTTSSRAILFNQAGDIVSLAQKEFRQIYPQPGWVEHDPQEIWGGQAGVAAEAVAKAGIDGRSIAAIGITNQRETTIVWDRETGLPVYNAIVWQDRRTAAFCDQLKERGLADTIRNKTGLLVDAYFSGSKIKWILDNVPGARARAEAGKLAFGTVDSWLIWNFTHGKVHVTDVSNASRTMLYNIHTLQWDAELLDILSIPASMLPEVKSSSEVYGHTHAAHLGVEIPIAGVAGDQQAALFGQQCTRPGMVKNTYGTGCFMMMNTGEQPIESTNKLLTTIAWQVDGKVHYALEGSIFIGGAVVKWLRDGLGIIRHSADVGPLAQEVADSDGVYLVPAFAGLGAPHWNQDARGTIVGATLGTKAAHIARAALDSIAYQTMDVLKAMEADAGMAIAELRVDGGATVNELLMQFQSDILGVDVVRPKITETTALGAAYLAGLAVGYWAGVEDIQGQWQLDRRFQQSMAAEQVAANVRGWVRAVNAAKAWAEG